In the Hippoglossus stenolepis isolate QCI-W04-F060 chromosome 14, HSTE1.2, whole genome shotgun sequence genome, one interval contains:
- the gng12b gene encoding guanine nucleotide-binding protein G(I)/G(S)/G(O) subunit gamma-12 isoform X2 — MSSKMQISSSIAQTRRTVQQLRIEASIERIKVSKASADLMRYCGEHAKNDPLLMGIPASENPFKDKKPCTVL, encoded by the exons ATGTCGTCAAAGATGCAGATCTCCAGCAGCATAGCTCAGACCAGGCGGACGGTGCAGCAGCTGAGGATAGAGGCCAGCATCGAGAGGATAAAG GTGTCTAAGGCCTCGGCCGACCTCATGCGCTACTGTGGAGAACACGCCAAGAATGACCCGCTGCTAATGGGCATCCCTGCCTCTGAAAACCCTTTCAAGGACAAGAAGCCGTGCACTGTTTTGTAG
- the gadd45ab gene encoding growth arrest and DNA-damage-inducible, alpha, b, producing the protein MCNMTLEESSGDNSSERMDSVAKALEEVLSSALPQGCITVGVYEAAKSLNADPDNVVLCLLATDDEEEDVALQIHFTLIQAFCCENDINILRVSNMRRLAEILGGVKPGGEPMDLHCVLVTNPQSSLWKDPALSKVNRFCRDSRCLDQWVPVINLPDR; encoded by the exons ATGTGCAATATGACTTTAGAAGAAAGCAGCGGGGACAACTCGTCGGAAAG gatGGACTCGGTGGCCAAAGCGTTAGAGGAGGTCCTGAGCTCTGCATTGCCTCAGGGTTGCATCACTGTCGGTGTGTACGAGGCAGCAAAGTCACTGAACGC GGACCCAGACAACGTGGTGCTGTGCCTGCTGGCCAcagacgacgaggaggaggacgtggcTCTTCAGATTCATTTCACCCTAATCCAGGCGTTCTGCTGCGAGAATGACATCAACATCCTGCGGGTGAGCAACATGAGGCGTCTGGCGGAGATCCTCGGCGGAGTGAAACCTGGAGGGGAGCCCATGGACCTGCACTGTGTTCTAGTGACT AATCCCCAGTCATCCCTGTGGAAGGACCCTGCGCTGAGCAAAGTGAACCGATTCTGCAGAGACAGTCGCTGTTTGGACCAATGGGTGCCTGTCATCAACCTGCCCGACCGATGA